TTCAAACTGTGTGGTGATTTGTATAGGATTGCAACATATTTCACAATCTTCTATATATGTTTCTGATGAGCTTGGGTCCAATAACATTGAGATTTCTTCCCAACAGTACGGACATTGAAAAAAATGTTCTTTCATTAAATTTTACCAAAGAATTTTCGTGTAAACCATTCTATTGCTAGTAAAGCAATTGCTAAAAACAAAATCCATTTCCAATTAATTAGATCTTGTTCTCTCTTTTCTAACTTTTGAATAGTAGCAAAATTTTCATTCGCTACTAAATCTTGTAGTAATATTTCTTGTTGATCTTTAAAAAATAATTTTCCTCCTGAATTTTCAGCTAAAACATTTAGCTTTCTATGATTTGCATTAGAGAATTGTTCTTCAATCTGAAAATCTGCTACTTTAAACTTTCCTGATTTAGATACAGTTTGTCCTAACACATTTACTCGATAAGTGTAATCTCCAGAATCTAAACCTTCGATACTTACTTTGTAAGAACTGTTCATTAAAGAAAAAGGATAAACTTTTTGTTCTTTTGTTTTCTCGTTTTTCACTAGAATCTCTAAAGAAGCTCTGTTATCAAACTTGTAATTTTTATCCAAATATAAAGCTGAAACATTAATCTTATCATTAGCTAAATACAAATTGTCTAGTTTTACATCTAAACGTCTTCTCTTTTTATTTGAATTTAAATATTGAACTAGGTTTCCTATAAACTCGTCGAAAACTTCAAAAGAATTTTCTTTTCTGAAACTAGAAGCTCTCCATTTCCAGATACCTTCACCAAAAAGCACAGCATATTTTGTATCATTCTTTTCAAAGGTCGTTAATAATGGATTTGACGTATTTATTCCTTTTAATCTTTGAAACAATAAAGGACTATGTTCTTTGATCGCAATTGATCCGAATTTATCTTTTAACGGAGGAAAACCATCGAAACCAATATCTTCTTGTAAATAGGTTAAGAAATTAGAATTGTAAACCGGTCTGTAATTTTCTTTTTGATTAATCGCCTTTTTATTAAAATTATAGTCTAAAGAATTCACCAAATTCCAATTTGTTTTGGAACCTGTTATTAAAAGAAAGTTCGATTTTCTTTCTTGTAAATATTTTTTAAAATAAGCATTAGGTTGATAGAAAACAACTAATTGATAGTCTTTTAAATCTCCTTTAAATTCGTTTACTTGAACAAGTTCTACTTTTCTTTGTTTGTTACTTTCTATAGCTTTTTTAAGCGCACCTAAGTCTGGATGTAAAATTGAAGAAAGTATCAAAACTTTAGATTGTTCGTCTATAACTTCTACTGTAAAATTCTTTGTGTTATTTCTTACATTTTTCTCTTTATCTAACTTAGTTAATGACGCCGAGTAATAATGAACTCCTTCTTTATCTGAATTCAATTCTGCGGTAATTACAGTTGATTTCTTATTTGGTGATAGTTCAACAGTTTTACTAAAAACTTTTGTTCCTCTCTTATAGATAGAAAAAACAGATTTCACTTGTGCTCTTCCTTCATAATTAATGAAAGCTTCTACCGGAAATTTATTATTTAAATAACTATACTTGTTTACGTTTAGTTGACTTATTCTGATGTCTTGATATTGAATGGTATCTCCTAATACAACAGGATAAACAGTTTTTTGAGAATTCAAAAACTCATAATCTTCTCCTAAAGTTTGGTTTCCATCTGAAAGTAAAACTATAGTTCCTTCATTGTTCTTTTGTAATTCGTTGATTGATTTTATAGCTTTTGTGATATTCGTGTTTTTATCAGAAAAAGTTACGCTATCTAATTTTTCAACCTGATTACCAAATGTGTAAAAGTCAACAT
This genomic stretch from Tenacibaculum jejuense harbors:
- a CDS encoding CPXCG motif-containing cysteine-rich protein produces the protein MKEHFFQCPYCWEEISMLLDPSSSETYIEDCEICCNPIQITTQFENAELVSFQAINIEQ
- a CDS encoding VWA domain-containing protein codes for the protein MQTETLVYIILALLVSLGVGFFQYFFKVKKTPKITVLLFFLRVLSVFLILLLLINPKIELTTTKNVKPSLSVLVDNSSSTQFFKETDFVNSFVEDLKKNDAVNDKFDVDFYTFGNQVEKLDSVTFSDKNTNITKAIKSINELQKNNEGTIVLLSDGNQTLGEDYEFLNSQKTVYPVVLGDTIQYQDIRISQLNVNKYSYLNNKFPVEAFINYEGRAQVKSVFSIYKRGTKVFSKTVELSPNKKSTVITAELNSDKEGVHYYSASLTKLDKEKNVRNNTKNFTVEVIDEQSKVLILSSILHPDLGALKKAIESNKQRKVELVQVNEFKGDLKDYQLVVFYQPNAYFKKYLQERKSNFLLITGSKTNWNLVNSLDYNFNKKAINQKENYRPVYNSNFLTYLQEDIGFDGFPPLKDKFGSIAIKEHSPLLFQRLKGINTSNPLLTTFEKNDTKYAVLFGEGIWKWRASSFRKENSFEVFDEFIGNLVQYLNSNKKRRRLDVKLDNLYLANDKINVSALYLDKNYKFDNRASLEILVKNEKTKEQKVYPFSLMNSSYKVSIEGLDSGDYTYRVNVLGQTVSKSGKFKVADFQIEEQFSNANHRKLNVLAENSGGKLFFKDQQEILLQDLVANENFATIQKLEKREQDLINWKWILFLAIALLAIEWFTRKFFGKI